A single region of the Silene latifolia isolate original U9 population chromosome 8, ASM4854445v1, whole genome shotgun sequence genome encodes:
- the LOC141597374 gene encoding putative F-box/LRR-repeat protein At5g15620, producing MFLISVFSPKSNLHSSNNQDTKDDRDILRDVAYKTTELHLVSDYTIECLLTIGHMGQVPDFPCLSKLRSFYFSYDSWKYVTSVLDKSPQLETIVFQEGLYHRCLFSKPPQNESLLPFSCNAKVIEVNDICGYDGSSLLLLGHLLKNARVLKKLIVRKCHGFDDMEEARQLSKDLLMLPRASSDCSMLVLNYKGVTSS from the exons ATGTTTCTGATTTCAGTCTTTAGCCCTAAATCAAATTTGCATTCGTCCAACAACCAGGATACAAAAG ATGACCGTGATATTTTAAGAGATGTTGCCTATAAGACCACAGAATTACATCTTGTATCCGACTACACAATAGAG TGTCTTCTTACGATAGGCCATATGGGGCAAGTTCCCGATTTTCCTTGCCTTTCAAAACTACGTTCTTTCTACTTCtcttatgattcatggaaatatGTGACAAGCGTGCTTGACAAATCTCCTCAACTTGAAACTATCGTCTTTCAAGAG GGCCTCTATCACCGCTGTCTATTTTCAAAACCACCTCAAAACGAATCTCTACTACCGTTTTCATGCAATGCCAAAGTGATCGAAGTGAATGATATTTGTGGTTATGACGGTTCATCGTTATTACTTCTAGGGCATCTTCTTAAAAATGCGAGAGTCCTGAAGAAGTTGATCGTTCGTAAATGTCATGGCTTTGATGACATGGAGGAAGCACGACAGTTAAGCAAGGATTTGTTGATGCTTCCAAGAGCTTCAAGTGACTGTTCTATGCTTGTATTGAACTATAAAGGCGTAACAAGTTCATGA
- the LOC141597373 gene encoding F-box/LRR-repeat protein At3g59190-like yields MESSMKYGNDVESQKNMRSLDKINNLPDELLVLILSFLPTWYAVRTSILSRRWRYLFTLTDCLSFDDAPCIKYRDDIKTNEPASKKMFKKFVYEFLKVHKKSPIRKFSLVCQYTYNKSDLNTWVKHVVERGVQEVHYHVDKNELSDDLVMCETLVNLKVEGYFLYHNMQIPLSSWLPSLKILHLNLVRFIDDHSFERLLSSCEFLEELTLDFCVLYTKDHVTISLGQLKVLKITHCYVRKGFFEIEAPKLAYLTYYSIVGVKIVPLWKYSCSLVKAELHFDSQANDRSFEDDRDILRGAAHKTTELHLLYDSV; encoded by the coding sequence ATGGAGTCATCCATGAAATATGGTAACGATGTTGAAAGCCAAAAAAATATGCGTAGTTTGGATAAAATCAATAATTTACCAGATGAATTGCTCGTTCTCATACTTTCGTTTCTACCAACATGGTATGCTGTGAGAACAAGTATTCTATCGAGGAGATGGCGATACCTCTTTACATTGACTGATTGTCTCTCTTTTGATGATGCACCGTGTATCAAATACCGAGATGATATTAAGACAAACGAACCGGCTAGTAAGAAAATGTTTAAGAAATTTGTTTATGAATTCTTAAAAGTGCACAAAAAGTCACCCATCAGGAAATTTAGTCTAGTGTGTCAATACACCTATAATAAATCAGATTTGAATACATGGGTTAAACATGTCGTAGAAAGGGGAGTTCAAGAGGTTCATTATCATGTTGACAAAAATGAGTTGTCAGATGACCTTGTAATGTGCGAAACACTGGTGAACCTGAAGGTGGAAGGGTATTTTCTATACCATAATATGCAAATTCCTCTATCGTCATGGTTGCCGAGCCTTAAGATTCTTCACCTAAATCTTGTTAGATTTATTGATGATCATTCATTTGAAAGATTGTTATCTAGTTGTGAATTTCTCGAAGAATTAACTCTCGATTTTTGTGTATTGTATACTAAGGATCATGTAACTATTTCTTTAGGACAACTCAAAGTGCTAAAAATAACACATTGTTATGTTAGAAAAGGATTCTTTGAGATTGAAGCCCCTAAGTTGGCATATTTAACATATTATAGCATTGTCGGGGTGAAAATTGTTCCTTTGTGGAAATATTCGTGCTCTCTTGTCAAGGCAGAACTACACTTTGACTCTCAGGCAAATGACCGTTCATTCGAAGATGACCGTGATATTTTAAGGGGTGCTGCCCATAAAACGACAGAACTGCATCTTCTATACGATTCAGTATAG